The DNA window GGAGAGGCCGAGTGGGAGGGTGAGGATAAGGAGGAGCAGGGCAGCTCCCACTATAATAATCGTGAACAAGGGCAGGATCTTGGACGGTAACGAGAGGGACATCAAGGAGATCCTGAGGTCCTACGGCATAGAACGGGCTTGGGTCGAGATCGAGGGTAGGGTGACCCTCGAAGACGTGGAGGAAGCCGTTTTCGGCGAGAAGAAGTACAAACCATTCATAATATTCCTCACCAAGATGGATCTGACTGGAGACTATTCCCTACTGCGAGAGGTGGAAGCTAGATATGGAGAGAAGGCCTTGGCCGTGATCTCCTTCCCGACCAAGCTGCCCAGTAACGATGAACTGGGCGCGATGATCCTCAAGGAACTTGGACTCATAAGGGTGTTCACAAAGGCCAGGAATGAGAGGAAACCCTCCGAGAAGGCAGTCATCTTGGAGAGGGGATCCACCGTCTTGGATCTGGCCAAGTTCATCCACCAATCTTTCAAGGAGAGGTTCAGATACGCCAAGGTCTGGTCGGACAGGCTCCCCTACTCGCCAATGAAGGTAGGAGCGGACTTTGTCTTGGAGGACGGCGACGTAGTGGAGATAGTGGTCAGGTGATTCTATCCCATGAGCGCCGAGCACGAGAAGAGGGTGGTCGCCAGAAAGGCGCTAGAGCTACTGAAAGAGGAGAAGGTCGAGTTACTCGGCCTCGGATCCGGTACGACAGTAGCAGCGTTCGTGGAGGAGCTTGCGAAGAGCGACCTAGGAGCCAAGATAAAGGCCATACCTTCATCCAGCCAGATAGAGGCCGAGGCTAGGAGACATGGATTGACGCTGGTGGGTCCTGAGTACGGAAAGCCGGATCTCACCATAGACGGGGCCGATGAGATAGATGATGAG is part of the Thermoproteota archaeon genome and encodes:
- a CDS encoding TGS domain-containing protein — encoded protein: MPTNIPPEAQAKWEEYSKAKTPEEKLQKLKEFYALIPKHKGTEKMEKFIKRRMAELREEIERRRTSKKSRGPSLMVEKRGAAQMVLIGFTNSGRSTILSTLTNARVEISPNPFTTIRPVEGMMEFKGAQIQIVEAPPIIPQAQGGPTNLSVALAGNADVLGIIVSSTDDPIIQLDELVSLLESRGIVLERPSGRVRIRRSRAAPTIIIVNKGRILDGNERDIKEILRSYGIERAWVEIEGRVTLEDVEEAVFGEKKYKPFIIFLTKMDLTGDYSLLREVEARYGEKALAVISFPTKLPSNDELGAMILKELGLIRVFTKARNERKPSEKAVILERGSTVLDLAKFIHQSFKERFRYAKVWSDRLPYSPMKVGADFVLEDGDVVEIVVR